Proteins encoded together in one Acanthochromis polyacanthus isolate Apoly-LR-REF ecotype Palm Island chromosome 12, KAUST_Apoly_ChrSc, whole genome shotgun sequence window:
- the tfpt gene encoding TCF3 fusion partner encodes MMEDFSGLALPPLFGGHILEAELEPGGVELGPGEVELGPGGGELLENTTQEDEERRALDKRKYLALNRRCKEIEQVNQKILGRLHQVQRITRRLKKERRFLMKTLDAHGDDYRNAQLTILLEDESGAHVDPAAGAEDERVNGVSGSTSSAAGPKKKRHRVPRQEKDKEQQGESDMLAETPFGEMPSPTSLSH; translated from the exons atgatgGAGGACTTCTCCGGCCTggctctgcctcctctgttTGGAGGTCACATCCTGGAGGCAGAACTGGAGCCTGGTGGGGTGGAGCTGGGACCAGGAGAG GTGGAGCTGGGTCCAGGAGGCGGCGAACTGCTGGAGAACACGACGCAAGAAGACGAGGAGAGACGAGCTCTGGACAAAAGAAAATACCTGGCTCTGAACAGAAGGTGTAAAGAAATAGAACAG GTGAATCAGAAGATCCTGGGCCGCCTCCACCAGGTCCAGAGAATCACACGACGTCTGAAGAAAGAACGACG GTTCCTCATGAAGACTTTAGACGCTCATGGAGACGATTACAGGAACGCTCAGCTCACCATCCTGCTGGAG GATGAGTCCGGAGCTCatgtggatcctgctgctggagCCGAGGATGAACGGGTCAACGGAGTGTCTGGATCCACGTCATCTGCAGCCGGACCCAAGAAGAAGAGGCACCGGGTTCCTCGACAGGAGAAGGACAAAGAACAGCAG GGTGAATCCGACATGTTGGCAGAAACACCGTTTGGAGAGATGCCCAGTCCCACCTCCCTGTCCCACTGA
- the ndufa3 gene encoding NADH dehydrogenase [ubiquinone] 1 alpha subcomplex subunit 3 — translation MSTCAVETTTDNMAGVGAFLKNAWNKEPVIVTSCAIGLVGAVLPFLSPYTKYTSMLNAAVPYNYPVPVRDDGNMDDVPAHPCEPKGRSLDWLKNL, via the exons ATGAGCACCTGTGCGGTTGAAACTACAACAGACAATATGGCGG GAGTCGGAGCTTTTTTGAAGAATGCGTGGAATAAGGAGCCCGTTATCGTGACTTCGTGTGCGATAGGACTCGTCG GCGCCGTCCTTCCCTTCCTCAGCCCGTACACTAAATACACGTCGATGCTGAATGCTGCCGTACCGTACAACTATCCAG TTCCGGTGCGAGATGATGGAAACATGGACGACGTTCCTGCACATCCCTGTGAACCAAAAGGACGGAGCTTGGACTGGCTAAAGAATCTCTAA
- the zgc:158689 gene encoding brain-specific angiogenesis inhibitor 1-associated protein 2, translating into MSRTEEVNKMTENVYKGILDQFNPSLKNFVAMGKHYEKALTGVTVAAKGYFDALVKLGELASDSQGSKELGDTLFQMAEVHRQIQVQLEDVLKLFHSELLAQLEQKLELDIKYLTATLKKYQSERRSKSESIERCQSQLKKLRRKSQGSRHPNKYGDREMQFVELMSRRQVELDSLVASGYKSALTEERRRYCFLVDRQCCVTKLLINYHSKVRELLSQKLSSWQQSCSQPTKLPERALNLLRHTAPQSPGAAGIAEVLRHAKIGSAQPEQRLSVQEVPPLLNGDSSRLQQQQRSPPPASQSDAAPQGSPQTFSSTAGASSRGASPQHTDSPLSSSPLPDGSPAASTPTTSSSSSSSAQQASLLLASNTSTLSPSLIPSTVMSLSQVSPDGGSSQGVTVPISHSAPHSPPLPHSAPLSRAMTPVHLLAPPGPGGSSNPWLLRAAEISATATLPLPRRPVSELRLGGFQGSSLPRMLPLSGPSRVEAMFAHTPGASDGGGGGLGGGACLLHFLSGDYITLLISEPRDGWHYGQNERTGRKGWFPFSYTQPQHNQTDLLESSLFLSKANSTSTGQLDKLPALTPESEDERSLPPQRVSTFRPRPYSMADSNKITSELTSPPPSPSRPNPFAHIRLRKTVTNDRSAPIIE; encoded by the exons ATGTCTCGAACCGAGGAGGTGAACAAGATGACGGAGAACGTCTACAAG GGCATCCTGGACCAGTTCAACCCCAGTCTGAAGAACTTTGTGGCGATGGGGAAGCACTACGAGAAGGCTCTGACCG GAGTCACCGTGGCCGCTAAGGGCTACTTCGACGCTCTGGTTAAACTGGGAGAACTGGCCAGCGACAGCCAAGGCTCCAAGGAGCTGG GAGACACCCTGTTCCAGATGGCAGAGGTCCACCGACAGATTCAGGTGCAGCTGGAAGACGTG TTGAAGCTGTTTCACTCTGAGCTGCTGGCCCAGTTGGAGCAGAAGTTGGAGCTGGACATCAAATACCTCACA GCCACCTTAAAGAAGTACCAGAGTGAGCGGAGGTCCAAGTCCGAGTCCATCGAGCGCTGCCAGTCTCAGCTGAAGAAGCTCCGCAGGAAGAGCCAGGGCAGCCGCCATCCCAACAAGTATGGAGACAGAGAGATGCAG TTTGTGGAGCTGATGAGCCGTCGGCAGGTGGAGCTGGACTCTCTGGTGGCTTCAGGGTATAAGTCGGCGCTGACAGAGGAGCGGCGGCGGTACTGCTTCCTGGTCGACCGGCAGTGTTGTGTCACCAAACTGCTCATTAACTACCACTCCAAG GTCAGAGAGCTCCTGTCTCAGAAGCTGTCGTCGTGGCAGCAGTCGTGTTCTCAGCCGACCAAGCTTCCTGAACGAGCTCTGAACCTGCTGAGACACACGGCGCCTCAGAGCCCCGGAGCCGCCGGCATCGCCGAGGTCCTCCGACACGCCAAGATCGGCTCAGCTCAGCCGGAGCAG CGGCTGTCGGTCCAGGAGGTTCCTCCTCTGCTGAACGGAGACTCCAGtcgcctccagcagcagcagcgttctCCTCCTCCGGCCTCCCAGAGCGACGCTGCTCCTCAGGGTTCTCCTCAGACCTTCAGCTCCACCGCCGGAGCTTCATCCAGAGGAGCTTCTCCTCAGCACACCGACTCTCCTCTCAGCTCCAGCCCTCTCCCAGACGGCAGCCCGGCCGCCTCCACCCcgaccacctcctcctcctcctcctcctcggcccaGCAGGCCTCCCTCCTCCTGGCCTCCAACACCTCCACCCTGTCCCCCAGCCTCATCCCCTCCACCGTCATGTCCCTCAGCCAGGTGTCTCCGGACGGCGGTTCCTCTCAGGGCGTGACTGTCCCCATCTCCCACAGCGCCCCCCACAGCCCGCCGCTGCCCCACAGCGCCCCCCTGAGCCGGGCCATGACCCCGGTCCATCTGCTGGCCCCGCCGGGCCCCGGAGGCAGCAGCAACCCCTGGCTGCTGAGGGCCGCGGAGATCAGCGCCACGGCGACGCTGCCATTACCACGGCGACCAGTCAGCGAGCTGAGGCTGGGCGGCTTCCAGG GCTCCAGTCTCCCCAGGATGCTGCCTCTGTCTGGACCTTCTCGGGTGGAGGCCATGTTTGCTCACACACCTGGAGCATCGGACGGCGGCGGTGGAGGTTTAGGAGGCGGAGCTTGTTTACTGCACTTCCTGTCTGGAGATTACATCACTCTGCTGATCTCTGAGCCCAGAGACGGATGGCACTACGGCCAGAACGAACGGACCGGACG AAAAGGCTGGTTCCCGTTCTCCTACACTCAGCCTCAACACAACCAGACGGATCTCCTGGAGAG CTCGCTCTTCCTATCTAAAGCCAACAGCACCAGCACCGGCCAGCTGGACAAGCTGCCGGCGCTCACGCCCGAGTCGGAGGACGAGCGGAGCCTCCCGCCCCAGAGGGTCAGCACCTTCAGGCCCCGCCCATACAGCATGGCCGACAGCAACAAG ATCACCTCAGAGCTGACCTCCCCTCCTCCGTCACCCAGCAG GCCGAACCCGTTCGCTCACATCCGCCTCAGAAAAACCGTCACCAACGACCGCTCAGCTCCGATCATCGAGTGA